A window from Flavobacterium sp. 83 encodes these proteins:
- a CDS encoding phytanoyl-CoA dioxygenase family protein has product MKFKDLINMENKNQNMVPTMTPTMTTNTHNDIPGNPSVAKSSTAKLNDRSNGKPLRLLTEEQWQFWIENGYIIIKNAIPKENAKRLADFIWEFEEKDPNNPETWYTAPRAEMKMKELNNSGMVELYNHQYQWDNRQMQKVHDAFADVWGTEKLWVTIDRANLNFPVRPDHVFKGFIHWDYDPETKPQNVQGVLALVDADDENMGGFQCIPELFRTYDTWKLTQPEDRNRFQPDTTGFEGQFVKPKMEAGDLLIFNSSQPHGIRPNLTKDKIRVAQYISMMPAEEDNEELRDWRINSWKNRIAPEGYAFPGDPRNWEQTKYETAKLSELGEKLLGLTKW; this is encoded by the coding sequence ATGAAATTTAAAGACTTAATCAATATGGAAAACAAGAATCAAAACATGGTACCTACAATGACGCCAACTATGACTACTAATACACATAACGATATCCCAGGAAATCCTTCTGTTGCAAAATCAAGTACCGCAAAATTAAATGATCGTTCTAACGGTAAACCTCTTCGTTTACTCACGGAAGAACAATGGCAATTTTGGATTGAGAACGGTTATATAATAATAAAAAATGCTATCCCTAAAGAAAATGCTAAAAGATTAGCTGATTTCATTTGGGAATTTGAAGAAAAAGACCCCAATAATCCTGAAACTTGGTACACAGCCCCAAGAGCAGAAATGAAAATGAAAGAATTAAATAATAGCGGTATGGTTGAATTATATAATCATCAATACCAATGGGATAATCGCCAAATGCAAAAAGTACATGATGCTTTTGCAGATGTATGGGGAACCGAAAAATTATGGGTTACAATAGATCGAGCAAATCTTAATTTTCCAGTACGACCAGATCATGTATTCAAAGGTTTTATTCATTGGGACTACGATCCGGAAACAAAACCTCAAAATGTACAAGGTGTGCTAGCCTTAGTGGATGCGGATGATGAAAATATGGGAGGTTTTCAATGTATTCCAGAATTGTTTCGTACTTATGATACTTGGAAATTAACGCAACCTGAGGATAGAAATCGTTTCCAACCAGATACAACAGGTTTTGAAGGACAATTTGTAAAGCCGAAAATGGAAGCAGGTGATTTATTAATTTTTAATAGTTCGCAACCACATGGTATTCGACCAAATTTAACAAAAGACAAAATAAGGGTTGCCCAATACATTTCAATGATGCCTGCTGAAGAAGATAATGAAGAGCTGCGTGATTGGCGAATCAATTCTTGGAAAAACCGAATTGCACCAGAAGGATATGCCTTTCCTGGAGATCCGCGTAATTGGGAACAAACTAAATATGAAACAGCTAAACTCAGTGAATTGGGCGAAAAATTATTAGGTTTAACAAAATGGTAA
- a CDS encoding helix-turn-helix transcriptional regulator, with amino-acid sequence MVNIDDFIKRLEIILDYYGLNASSFADKIGVQRSSLSHLLSGRNKPSLDFILKILDVFPDVDLYWILNGKGTFPKNTAQINTKENVFEEVVKQNIPTPLNNEIIPENLFSEIKNVNPINTIETKKVESQNIAKEFFSGEIDKIVIFYKNGTFKSYVPD; translated from the coding sequence ATGGTAAACATAGACGATTTTATAAAAAGACTAGAAATTATATTAGATTATTACGGTTTGAATGCTTCATCTTTTGCTGATAAAATTGGCGTTCAGCGTTCGAGTTTATCTCACCTTCTTTCAGGAAGAAATAAACCAAGTCTGGATTTTATCCTTAAAATTTTAGACGTTTTTCCTGATGTAGATTTATATTGGATTTTGAATGGAAAAGGAACTTTTCCTAAAAATACCGCACAAATCAATACAAAAGAAAATGTATTTGAAGAAGTTGTAAAACAAAATATCCCTACTCCATTAAACAACGAAATTATTCCTGAAAATTTATTTTCAGAAATAAAAAACGTAAATCCAATAAATACTATAGAAACAAAAAAAGTGGAAAGTCAAAATATTGCAAAAGAATTTTTTTCGGGCGAAATTGATAAAATTGTAATTTTTTATAAAAATGGAACATTTAAAAGTTATGTTCCAGATTAA
- a CDS encoding Lrp/AsnC family transcriptional regulator: protein MSKFRLDEVDHQILDMLIDNTRVPFTDIAKKLLISAGTVHVRVKKMEDAGIIMGSSLVLDYDKLGYSFIAYVGVFLNNTSQTKFVLERINEIPYVTVASVTTGKFNIFCKIRAKDTKHAKDVIFMIDDIEGVYRTETMISLEESINDKKRLMHTIFKNM, encoded by the coding sequence ATGAGTAAGTTTCGTTTAGATGAAGTAGATCACCAGATATTAGATATGTTGATTGACAATACAAGAGTTCCGTTTACAGATATCGCAAAAAAATTGTTAATTTCTGCAGGAACTGTGCATGTTAGAGTAAAAAAAATGGAAGATGCCGGAATTATAATGGGTTCTTCATTAGTTCTTGATTATGATAAATTAGGATATTCTTTTATTGCATATGTAGGCGTATTTCTTAATAATACTTCTCAAACAAAATTTGTTTTAGAGCGTATTAATGAGATTCCTTACGTAACGGTTGCTTCAGTAACAACTGGGAAATTTAATATTTTCTGTAAAATTAGAGCTAAAGATACGAAACACGCTAAAGATGTTATCTTTATGATTGATGATATAGAAGGAGTTTACAGAACTGAAACTATGATTTCTCTTGAAGAAAGCATAAATGATAAGAAGCGATTGATGCACACTATTTTCAAAAACATGTAA
- a CDS encoding M14 metallopeptidase family protein, whose product MNLEQLFNQYKEESIHGRYITLDSIEPLLQKLNTNNQLQVIGKSVLEKSIYSYQIGEGKTRIFLWSQMHGNESTTTKALFDFLNVLNSGSDLAKQLLDNFTFYSIPMLNPDGATLYTRENANKVDLNRDSQDLSQPESKILRQTFETFKPDYCFNLHDQRTIFGVSDTGKPATLSFLAPSYNEQREINDTRLKAINLIATINDALQQYLPNQIGRFDDSFNINCIGDTFQSLGVPTLLFEAGHFANDYEREVTRKFVFIALISSFTSLCENVIVSNGIDKYLNIPQNKVVFYDFMYKNIKINYDGIEKITNFASQYKEELFENQIYFNAYISQIGELENHFGHYEYDAKGALYKDDYSNFPKINQKADFYLDDNVKFVNGMIKV is encoded by the coding sequence ATGAATTTAGAACAATTATTCAATCAGTATAAAGAAGAATCTATCCATGGTCGTTATATTACTTTAGATTCAATTGAACCTTTATTGCAAAAATTAAACACCAATAATCAACTGCAGGTAATTGGAAAATCAGTCCTTGAAAAATCTATTTATTCTTATCAAATTGGTGAAGGTAAAACTAGAATTTTTCTTTGGTCTCAAATGCATGGAAATGAAAGTACAACCACAAAAGCACTATTTGACTTTTTAAACGTATTAAATAGCGGATCGGATTTAGCAAAACAATTGCTTGACAACTTTACTTTTTACAGCATTCCAATGTTAAATCCTGATGGAGCTACATTGTATACGCGTGAAAATGCTAACAAAGTAGATTTAAATAGAGATTCTCAAGATCTCTCTCAACCTGAAAGTAAGATATTGAGACAAACTTTTGAAACTTTCAAACCCGATTACTGCTTTAATCTTCATGATCAACGCACTATATTTGGAGTTAGCGATACAGGCAAACCTGCAACATTGTCTTTTTTAGCACCTTCATATAATGAACAACGAGAAATCAATGATACCAGATTGAAGGCAATTAATCTTATTGCAACTATAAACGATGCGTTGCAACAGTATTTACCTAATCAAATAGGGCGTTTTGATGATTCTTTCAATATAAATTGCATAGGAGATACTTTTCAGTCTTTAGGTGTGCCAACTTTATTATTTGAAGCAGGGCATTTTGCAAATGATTATGAGAGAGAAGTAACTAGGAAATTTGTTTTCATAGCGTTAATTTCGAGTTTTACGTCACTTTGCGAAAACGTTATAGTTAGCAATGGAATTGATAAATATTTGAATATTCCTCAAAATAAAGTCGTTTTTTATGATTTTATGTATAAAAACATCAAAATAAATTATGATGGTATCGAAAAAATCACCAATTTTGCATCACAATACAAAGAAGAGTTATTTGAAAATCAGATTTATTTTAACGCCTATATTTCACAAATTGGCGAATTAGAAAATCATTTTGGTCATTATGAGTATGATGCTAAAGGAGCGCTATATAAAGATGACTATTCTAATTTTCCGAAAATAAATCAAAAAGCTGATTTTTATTTAGACGACAACGTAAAATTTGTTAATGGAATGATAAAAGTATAA
- a CDS encoding 1-acyl-sn-glycerol-3-phosphate acyltransferase, whose amino-acid sequence MKKQLYKWIFFNLMNWKIVGTIDGNIKKCVMMVMPHTSAHDFYLGVFTREILGLEMNWVGKKELFSFPFGYYFKYMGGEPLDRTGGLNKVDSIAAIFQRKEIFRLAVAPEGTRNKVYELKTGFYYIALKANVPIIPVAFDFGKKEVNIGSPLIPSGNLQADMFILKRHYIGVEGKIAEKGFKA is encoded by the coding sequence ATGAAGAAACAATTATATAAATGGATATTTTTTAACCTTATGAATTGGAAAATAGTTGGAACGATAGACGGAAATATAAAAAAATGTGTAATGATGGTTATGCCACATACTAGTGCCCATGATTTTTATTTAGGAGTTTTTACCCGAGAAATATTAGGACTAGAGATGAATTGGGTTGGAAAAAAAGAATTATTTAGTTTTCCTTTCGGCTATTACTTTAAATATATGGGAGGAGAACCTTTGGATAGAACGGGTGGGCTAAATAAAGTAGACTCAATTGCAGCTATTTTTCAAAGAAAAGAAATTTTCCGTTTAGCAGTTGCTCCAGAAGGAACTCGTAATAAAGTATACGAACTAAAAACAGGATTTTATTATATTGCATTGAAAGCAAATGTTCCCATAATTCCCGTCGCTTTTGATTTTGGTAAAAAAGAAGTAAACATAGGGAGTCCATTAATTCCGTCAGGAAATTTACAAGCTGATATGTTTATTTTGAAAAGACATTATATAGGAGTTGAAGGCAAAATTGCTGAAAAAGGATTTAAAGCATAA